ACCGGGATGGAAGTGAATCCACTGGTGTTTGAGACCAGCGCGTCTACCGATTCCGCCATCTGGGCATGCTTGATTTCTCAATTGCGGTGCAAAGATACGACAATATTTTGATTCCACAATAGTTTGAGAAAAAAAAGGAGCAAAAAATAATAAAACATGTCCCAAAGGCTTCTGTATTTAGAGAATAAACCGTACATTAGCAAAAACATTTAAAAATAGAGTCACTATCATGACAAACATGGATAATTATTGCGTGATTATGGGTGGTGGTATCGGTAGCCGCTTCTGGCCGTTTAGCCGCAAAACATTGCCCAAACAATTTCTTGACTTCTTCGGAACCGGTCGTTCACTCCTACAACAGACCTTCGACCGCTTTCAAAAGGTAATCCCAACCGAAAATATTCTTATTGTCACCAATGCAATGTACGCCGATCTGGTGAAGGAACAACTTCCCGAATTGGATGAGAAACAGATTTTATTGGAACCCGCAAGAAGAAATACCGCTCCATGCATCGCATGGGCTGCCTATCACATCCGCGCTTTAAACCCGAATGCGAATATCGTCGTTGCTCCCTCAGATCATCTGATTTTGAAAGAAGAAGAATTCCGTGCCGCAATCATTAAAGGACTGGAATTCGTTTCTCACTCTGAAAAGTTACTGACACTAGGCATCAAGCCCAACCGTCCTGAGACCGGATATGGCTATATACAAATTGACGAACCAACCGGTGATGGCTTCTACAAAGTAAAGACATTCACCGAAAAACCGGAACTGGAATTAGCCAAAGTATTCGTAGAAAGCGGTGAATTTTACTGGAACTCCGGATTATTTATGTGGAACGTCAATACCATTATTAAAGCTGCAGAAATCCTGCTTCCCGAAT
This sequence is a window from Bacteroides thetaiotaomicron VPI-5482. Protein-coding genes within it:
- a CDS encoding mannose-1-phosphate guanylyltransferase, with translation MTNMDNYCVIMGGGIGSRFWPFSRKTLPKQFLDFFGTGRSLLQQTFDRFQKVIPTENILIVTNAMYADLVKEQLPELDEKQILLEPARRNTAPCIAWAAYHIRALNPNANIVVAPSDHLILKEEEFRAAIIKGLEFVSHSEKLLTLGIKPNRPETGYGYIQIDEPTGDGFYKVKTFTEKPELELAKVFVESGEFYWNSGLFMWNVNTIIKAAEILLPELVSKLAPGKNIYATDKEKAFIEENFPACPNVSIDFGIMEKADNVYVSLGDFGWSDLGTWGSLYDLSERDREGNVTLKSHSLIYNGKDNMIVLPKGKLAVIDGLEGYLIAESDNVLLICRKDEEHSIRKYVNDAQMQLGDDFI